The Pelmatolapia mariae isolate MD_Pm_ZW linkage group LG10_11, Pm_UMD_F_2, whole genome shotgun sequence genome includes a region encoding these proteins:
- the scn4bb gene encoding sodium channel, voltage-gated, type IV, beta b gives MEVRWIGVEPVRLGPPHTTCGLVFSLLLGAWSAQALEMSVGKIPFLQAVNGSTVTLPCTYASCIGIENLYFNWQFNDNGTMQKVCESVIPSEGVVPDVTIFRERVEFVGKNHQNNVSILLLNITFEDGGQYTCFGRNPKEHHKNHSAIFNLIVVDELREVDNTLTIIIASAVGGAIALLMGFMLLKNFTLFVLTKLEEKNKECLVTSSGIDNTENGLSGSKADSKPTPKKK, from the exons ATGGAGGTCCGGTGGATTGGGGTTGAACCCGTGAGGCTGGGCCCTCCACACACAACCTGTGGCCTGGTCTTCTCTTTGCTGCTTG GTGCGTGGTCTGCTCAGGCCCTTGAGATGTCTGTCGGGAAAATTCCCTTCCTTCAGGCAGTGAATGGGAGCACAGTTACTTTGCCGTGCACCTATGCCAGCTGTATTGGCATTGAAAATCTCTACTTCAACTGGCAGTTCAATGACAATGGCACCATGCAAAAG GTCTGTGAGTCAGTGATACCTTCAGAGGGGGTGGTGCCAGATGTGACTATATTCCGGGAGCGTGTGGAGTTTGTGGGGAAAAACCATCAAAATAACGTCTCCATCTTGTTGTTGAACATCACCTTTGAGGACGGGGGACAGTACACGTGTTTTGGACGCAATCCCAAAGAGCACCACAAGAACCATAGTGCCATCTTCAACCTCATAGTGGTTGACGAGT TGAGGGAGGTGGACAACACGCTGACCATCATCATAGCTTCGGCTGTGGGTGGGGCCATCGCACTGCTGATGGGCTTCATGCTGCTCAAGAACTTCACTCTCTTTGTTCTCACCAAGCTTGAGGAGAAAAA TAAGGAGTGCCTTGTAACTTCATCAGGGATTGACAACACAGAAAATGGCCTCTCAGGATCCAAAGCTGATTCAAAACCAACACCAAAAAAGAAATGA
- the mpzl2b gene encoding myelin protein zero-like protein 2b isoform X2 has protein sequence MGVRHVTGIEIRTEKEMEAVNGTNVKLSCTFSSTHPVTPGSVTVSWYFQPLNSNPGESLFYYQDETPHPPTSPQFKGHVVWSGDVMRKDASITLQNVNPTFNGTYSCHVRNPPDFQGNIGEINLRVVNKVSLSEISFLAIIVGGACGVILLILTIFVAVKFYKRKRENDFELHEHDFKEQAVW, from the exons GCGTGCGGCATGTTACTGGGATAGAAATTAGAACGGAGAAGGAAATGGAAGCAGTCAACGGGACGAATGTGAAACTAAGCTGCACCTTCAGTAGTACTCATCCAGTGACTCCAGGTTCTGTCACAGTATCCTGGTACTTCCAACCCCTGAATTCAAACCCCGGCGAGTCT CTGTTTTACTACCAGGATGAAACGCCTCACCCTCCAACGTCTCCGCAGTTCAAAGGGCATGTAGTGTGGTCGGGAGATGTCATGAGAAAAGATGCTTCCATCACTCTCCAGAACGTGAATCCAACTTTTAATGGCACCTACAGCTGCCACGTGAGAAACCCTCCAGACTTTCAAGGCAATATTGGAGAGATCAACCTCAGAGTGGTCAACAAAG TGTCCCTCTCTGAGATAAGTTTCCTGGCGATCATAGTTGGAGGTGCCTGTGGTGTAATCCTGCTCATTCTCACTATCTTTGTGGCAGTGAAGTTCTACAAAAGGAAAAGGGAAAATGACTTTGAGCTGCACGAGCACGATTTCAAAGAACAAGCTGTGTGGTGA
- the mpzl2b gene encoding myelin protein zero-like protein 2b isoform X1 produces the protein MFDRMYRILPLLLLGGFFLTGVRHVTGIEIRTEKEMEAVNGTNVKLSCTFSSTHPVTPGSVTVSWYFQPLNSNPGESLFYYQDETPHPPTSPQFKGHVVWSGDVMRKDASITLQNVNPTFNGTYSCHVRNPPDFQGNIGEINLRVVNKVSLSEISFLAIIVGGACGVILLILTIFVAVKFYKRKRENDFELHEHDFKEQAVW, from the exons GCGTGCGGCATGTTACTGGGATAGAAATTAGAACGGAGAAGGAAATGGAAGCAGTCAACGGGACGAATGTGAAACTAAGCTGCACCTTCAGTAGTACTCATCCAGTGACTCCAGGTTCTGTCACAGTATCCTGGTACTTCCAACCCCTGAATTCAAACCCCGGCGAGTCT CTGTTTTACTACCAGGATGAAACGCCTCACCCTCCAACGTCTCCGCAGTTCAAAGGGCATGTAGTGTGGTCGGGAGATGTCATGAGAAAAGATGCTTCCATCACTCTCCAGAACGTGAATCCAACTTTTAATGGCACCTACAGCTGCCACGTGAGAAACCCTCCAGACTTTCAAGGCAATATTGGAGAGATCAACCTCAGAGTGGTCAACAAAG TGTCCCTCTCTGAGATAAGTTTCCTGGCGATCATAGTTGGAGGTGCCTGTGGTGTAATCCTGCTCATTCTCACTATCTTTGTGGCAGTGAAGTTCTACAAAAGGAAAAGGGAAAATGACTTTGAGCTGCACGAGCACGATTTCAAAGAACAAGCTGTGTGGTGA
- the LOC134637934 gene encoding calsequestrin-2-like translates to MGYVTALADKSCLGKIFYFLLRCGRLCRSKPEEAEHQPVLKEKKEISSDDEESEPSSGDDDDDDDEDDDDEDDDDDDDD, encoded by the exons ATGGGTTACGTTACAGCTTTGGCAGATAAAAGCTGTCTGGGCAAAATCTTCTACTTTCTTCTACGTTGTGGCCGTCTTTGTCGAAG CAAACCCGAGGAGGCAGAGCATCAGCCTGTcttgaaggagaaaaaagagattAGTTCAGACGACGAAGAGTCTGAGCCCAGCAGTGGAGATGATGACGACGATGACGACGAGGATGATGACGACGAGGATGatgacgacgacgatgatgattaG